Genomic segment of Ictalurus furcatus strain D&B chromosome 9, Billie_1.0, whole genome shotgun sequence:
tacacacacacacacacacacacacacacacaccgagatcacacaaacacactacatCCGATTAAAAAGCAGCTTAAGATGTTTTagactttattctttattatttcttccgttttcattttatttttgttcaaactctttgttaattaattcttttgtttttatgtgctTATAttcttttatacttttatttctcATGCACTTTCTTCattatgataatgatgatgatgatgatgatgatgatgatcctgGAACTGAAGCGACTGTGTGTGACGTTGAGATGCTGAACGCAGAGCAAAAGcggttttatgtttattttttatacttttaatgAATATTTGTGTAGAATTTCTCACATGTATTCAGTGAAATGTAAAGAACAGATGAATTGATTGAATAggctcattttttaaaaaaaaaatgtgtttaatatccagtgtttgttttttttaaataaatacatcaatatCTCACACTGAGATTTCACAGGGAAACGTTTTGGTCAGGTTTGTTTGTACAGAGTCGCATCAGCTCGATAATTTACTAGCTAGCCTAATAGCTGATTAGCATGCTAATAAGTTCACTCGATATTTATATAGCTGATATTTGGATAAATTGCTAAAGTAAattagtgacatcatcatcagtgtgcagggaaagaaaaaaaaaagagttggaGGAATTAAATATTCTTGGAAATATAAAAGTCCCTCATCTGACCCTCTTCCCCTTACGCCCTTAAAAGGGAACTCAACTAACGGCAATGTACAAGGGTGTGTTATAAGTGAAGATTTGGAACGAGGCCCAAACACCTGCTTCTAAATGAACGCCATTTTACCGTAAAGATTGTATATTGATGTTGTTAAAGCTTCTGATCGGCAGGAACGTGGCGTTTAAACCGCACGTGATTTTCCTGAACATCTGCATCTTCAGCTCTGTTTTCACTGAAGGATCCCATCGTAGCCGTGAACACCGCATTTCTTTCCCGCAATCTGGCAGCCAAATGTGAGCGCTTCCTGTAAAGACCCTCCTGCAGGAgcggaaaacaacaacacttcattcattcattcgcaCAGTTTTAATTCCAAACACATGAACCTTATTAGAAACCATGTCTGTTTTTCCACTCGGCTGTGTGGGCGTGGCCCTCCGTGAATCTGCATATTCAGGAGAAACgcttgattgacaggtgtttcGTTAATAAGCATTACATCACCGACAGTAAAAATCCTCAGAGCTTTGGATCTCAGTGATGTTTAGGGTCGCAGTAACACAGAGCCAATTTAAATGGACCAATCAGTTTCCCAGCTCATGAATATGTAATTTGAGGCAGACTGTGAGTCGCTGGAGTCAATCAGAactattttaatgttatgatataaaagtaataaacactctgtgtgtgtgtgtgtgtgttattgttacCACCgtgaaggtgattattttcctataaaagcatgccTCTATGTGGTTTATTCCTGACTGAACAAATATTAAGTTAGTTATTACCGTTAGACAGGGTGTAAATGACCGAGGCGTTAAAAGTGTCTCCAGCTCCGAGTGTGTCCACCAGTTTCTCAGGAGGAAAAGCGTCAGAGTGCACTACAGTACCATCAGGACCCATCGCATCGGCACCTTTCTCGGCCCAGGCACAGATCAGCACGGCCCTGAACACACGAGCTCACATATAAACCATCCCACAGAACTGACACTCAATCTGAATCTCCCGTTCACACACCCTTTACTCCATATATTATCTGAAATATTGCATTAGTGTGAGGCCTGTTGCGctcctaaatataaaaaaagtctGACTTTAGATGGGATTTAATGGGCTCCTGGATGATTTTTCTGTGTCACACACAGAGTGCACTTTCACTTGATAAAAACAGGGCTTTAGGACAGTCAGATTTTAAAATAGATTTGATTGCGAAGCTGGAATGGAGAAGAATAGCTCTCTAGTGACATCTagtggaaaataaaatgcatcacTGCTCTCTGATAAACTGCAGTCTACTTTAGAAATAAATCTAATTCCACTATCGGTTAAATTCCAGGTGAAGCCTGTCTTCAttaaaacacagaaataaacattttattacataaaaaaataaacctgattATATTTTCCCTGTAGAGCAAACTGTTCCGGCTACAGAACCCCTTTCCCATGAGCTTTAAACCAAATACCTCTTAAACAGAGTAAAACTATATTTGTGTACAAAAAACGAGGAAAAATTACAAACACTGTTAATTTGTTGATGTTAATTGTGTAACTGTGTTAAAGTGTATGAACAggatattcatttcatttcagaggCCCGTCTTACCCGTCTTTCACTTGGCTGTAAAACCCCTTCAGTGCACTGGACGCCGACTGAAACCCGAAATGCAGCGCCACGTCTTTACTCACAAACACCTGCACCGCACACAGGAGGACATACACACCTATAtctctaaaatatttaaatataactatCATTTACTATACTGTAGTGAAATCGGACTGTAGTGAAGTCAGACAGTAGTGAAATCGGACTGTAGTGAAGTCAGACAGTAGTGAAGTGGGACTGGTGTGAGGTGGGACTGGTGTGAGGTGGGACTGTAGTGAAGTGGGACTGTAGTGAAGTCGGACTGATGTGTGGTGGGGCTGTAGTGAAGTCTGACTGTAGTGAAGTGGGACTGTACTGAAGTCAGACTGATGTGTGATGGGGCTGTAGTGAAGTGGGACTGGTGTGAGGTGGGACTGTAGTGAAGTCGGACTGTAGTGAAGTCGGACTGTAGTGAAGTGGGACTGTAGTGAAGTGGGACTGTACTGAAGTGGGACTGTACTGAGGTGGGACTGGTGTGAGGTGGGACTGTAGTGAAGTCGGACTGTATTGAAGTGGGACTGTAGTGAAGTCGGACTGTACTGAAGTGGGACTGATGTAAGGTGGGACTGTAGTGAAGTGGGACTGTACTGAAGTGGGACTGTACTGAAGTCGGACTGTACTGAAGTCGGACTGTACCACGTCTCCGTGGGGGAAGAGCTGATAGAGAGAGGGGCGGGTTTTCTCGATCTCCACGGAGATGGTGATCCTGTTCTTCTCTTCCTGTGTGGCATTGTAGCTTTTCACCTGTTCAATCATCTTCACCTGTTCATCAGCGTTAcgaccctgaacacacacacacacacacactctctcttgtTTCTGTCAATCATTTTAAACACGTTTCACtgtcaataaaaaacaaaagatcattttCACCTCAAAGTGAATCCACCGATACTGACTGAGATCCAGCTGTGAGAAATCGTCTGCACAAACATCAGGCAGGTTTCTAATTCAACAGAGATGAGAAATCAGGAAACTcatctcacccacacacacacacacacacacacacacacacacacacaaacacacagagcttTAAATATAAACGTGGGGCTAAAATGTTTGCTCCACTCCTAAGAGAGATCTTTTAAATATAGctctttttaattttgttttatttagttataattaagtattaagtattattactaaaaagtgttttaataaagtattgttattattattaattgttttcACTTTaagaggctgtgtgtgtatgtgtttttatgtctgataaacaataaagatttttttttaaaaaatcttaggaaataattagatttaaaattcaatatgaaattattatttcatctACAACAGTTCAATTAGGAACGACTGTAGCATATGAATTAGCAGATGAATTAGCATActgatttattaaaattgttaaTTTGAGTGAATTAAATTCAGCTCCACTGCAGGCTTTTAATAaacttctgttttatttttttttttagcaaatcctTCATGATGCCGTGTCACAAAGACATCATACAATACCACAATATTGATGTACAATACTGAAT
This window contains:
- the khk gene encoding ketohexokinase isoform X1: MEQKRILCVGLVCLDIINVVDKFPEEDTDTRCVSQRWQRGGNASNSCTVLSLLGAPCAFMGSLAAGPIADFIVGDFSRRGVDISGVAWQQCGVTPCACCIVCQKSGSRTVVLYDINLPDVCADDFSQLDLSQYRWIHFEGRNADEQVKMIEQVKSYNATQEEKNRITISVEIEKTRPSLYQLFPHGDVVFVSKDVALHFGFQSASSALKGFYSQVKDGAVLICAWAEKGADAMGPDGTVVHSDAFPPEKLVDTLGAGDTFNASVIYTLSNGGSLQEALTFGCQIAGKKCGVHGYDGILQ
- the khk gene encoding ketohexokinase isoform X2 gives rise to the protein MEQKRILCVGLVCLDIINVVDKFPEEDTDTRCVSQRWQRGGNASNSCTVLSLLGAPCAFMGSLAAGPIADFILNDFKMYHIDVSLVTEHAQCSCPTSVVIGNQTSGSRTILHMNRNLPDVCADDFSQLDLSQYRWIHFEGRNADEQVKMIEQVKSYNATQEEKNRITISVEIEKTRPSLYQLFPHGDVVFVSKDVALHFGFQSASSALKGFYSQVKDGAVLICAWAEKGADAMGPDGTVVHSDAFPPEKLVDTLGAGDTFNASVIYTLSNGGSLQEALTFGCQIAGKKCGVHGYDGILQ